The Accipiter gentilis chromosome 19, bAccGen1.1, whole genome shotgun sequence genome has a window encoding:
- the TPBGL gene encoding trophoblast glycoprotein-like, which translates to MARRQERAAGGGGWLPWLGFALLPLAVPPAVAPGGCPSACYCVATPELVQCRYERLEEPPRELPVTVHNLSIVGSNLSVLRPAAFAARPLPDLRLLRLRHNNIQTIEDMALQGLPALRTLDLSHNPLLSVAAGAFAGVPLLRTLQLNQALLAAPLEEQLAPALRNLSLRRLELAGNGLRALPAALLPAGLEELDLRNNSLQRLAAAELRSLEAPGLRGLRLTLGANPLSCDCALRPFLAWLRAAAAARVPDARGLRCAAPPPLRGANLLRLRPEGLACAAAEGGEPGRLETASYVFFGIVLALIGIVFLMVLYLNRRGIKRWLHNLREACRDQMEGYHYRYEQDADPRCTSAIGTPGL; encoded by the coding sequence ATGGCCCGCAGGCaggagcgggcggcgggcggcgggggctggctgccctggctggggtTCGCCTTGCTGCCGCTGGCCGTACCCCCCGCCGTCGCCCCCGGGGGTTGCCCGTCCGCTTGTTATTGCGTGGCCACCCCGGAGCTGGTGCAGTGCCGGTACGAGAGGTTGGAAGAACCGCCGAGGGAGCTGCCGGTCACCGTCCACAACCTGAGCATCGTCGGGAGCAACCTGAGCGTCCTGCGGCCGGCCGCCTTCGCCGCCCGCCCGCTGCCGGACCTCCGCCTGCTCCGCTTGCGCCACAACAACATCCAGACCATCGAGGACATGGCTCTGCAAGGCTTGCCCGCCCTCCGTACCCTCGACCTGAGCCACAACCCTTTGCTCTCGGTGGCCGCCGGCGCCTTCGCCGGCGTGCCGCTGCTGCGCACGCTGCAGCTGAACCAGGCGCTGCTGGCCGCCCCGTTGGAAGAGCAGCTCGCCCCGGCCCTGCGCAACCTCAGCTTGCGACGCCTGGAGTTGGCGGGCAACGGGCTGCGGGCGCTGCCGGCCGCCCTGCTGCCCGCcggcctggaggagctggaccTGCGTAACAACTCGCTGCAGCGGCTGGCGGCCGCCGAGCTGCGGAGCCTGGAGGCGCCGGGGTTGCGGGGGCTGCGGCTGACGTTGGGGGCCAACCCGTTGAGTTGCGACTGCGCCCTGCGCCCGTTCCTCGCCTggctgcgcgccgccgccgccgcccgcgtgCCCGACGCCCGCGGCCTGCGCTGCGCCGCACCGCCGCCGCTGCGCGGGGCCAACCTGCTGCGCCTGCGGCCCGAGGGGCTGGCGTGCGCGGCCGCCGAGGGCGGCGAGCCCGGTCGGCTGGAGACGGCTTCTTACGTCTTCTTCGGCATCGTGTTGGCCCTCATCGGCATCGTCTTCCTCATGGTGCTCTACCTGAACCGCCGCGGCATCAAGCGTTGGCTCCACAACCTCCGCGAGGCTTGTCGCGACCAGATGGAGGGCTACCACTACCGCTACGAGCAGGACGCCGATCCCCGCTGCACCAGCGCCATCGGCACCCCCGGCCTCTGA